Proteins co-encoded in one Streptococcus ruminicola genomic window:
- a CDS encoding response regulator transcription factor, whose protein sequence is MRVLIAEDEVQMNRVLTTALTHEGYEVDSVFDGQAAIDKAKENAYDVMVMDIMMPRKTGIQAVQEIRQTGNQAHIIMLTAMAEIDDRVTGLDAGADDYLTKPFSLKELLARLRSMSRRVDTNFTSNILKLGSVTLNVGEQELASQNTIRLAGKEAKMLEFFMLNPGKKLSTEQLFNHVWANDKDDPDIDEGYVFIYVSYLRQKLQSVGANLVIEGEDMGDYELKEL, encoded by the coding sequence ATGAGAGTACTTATAGCAGAAGACGAAGTTCAGATGAACCGTGTGTTGACAACCGCTCTTACGCATGAAGGCTATGAAGTTGATTCGGTTTTTGATGGGCAAGCAGCGATTGATAAAGCTAAGGAAAATGCCTACGATGTTATGGTCATGGACATTATGATGCCAAGAAAAACAGGGATTCAGGCTGTGCAAGAAATCCGTCAAACTGGTAATCAAGCTCACATCATTATGCTAACAGCTATGGCTGAAATTGATGACCGTGTGACAGGGCTTGATGCAGGAGCGGATGATTATCTTACTAAACCATTTTCGCTAAAAGAATTGCTTGCGCGCCTTCGCTCGATGTCACGTCGAGTGGATACCAACTTTACATCGAATATTTTAAAACTGGGAAGCGTTACTCTAAATGTTGGTGAGCAAGAACTAGCTAGTCAAAATACCATTCGCTTAGCAGGAAAAGAAGCTAAGATGCTTGAGTTTTTTATGTTAAATCCTGGCAAGAAACTCTCAACGGAGCAGCTTTTCAATCACGTCTGGGCAAATGATAAAGACGATCCTGATATTGATGAAGGTTATGTTTTTATTTACGTTTCCTATCTTCGCCAAAAACTTCAATCTGTTGGAGCCAATCTTGTGATTGAAGGAGAAGACATGGGTGATTATGAATTGAAAGAATTATAG
- a CDS encoding GTP pyrophosphokinase produces MTETIYGKYAVYLPLILEDFSQRIQEKNDLTKKETGYKLFEHFISRIKTQESMVEKCQRKGFEVSTESALRQIRDSIGLRIVCGFVDDIYRLVDVIHSFDNCHVIEEKDYIKHAKPNGYRSYHMIVEVETPYPDCLGNEQGSYFIEVQLRTIAMDSWASLEHQMKYKHDIKDPKRIVRELKRCADELASCDLTMQTISNLIQESSQVEGDD; encoded by the coding sequence ATGACAGAAACGATTTATGGAAAATACGCTGTTTATCTTCCTTTGATTTTAGAAGACTTTAGCCAGCGTATTCAAGAAAAAAATGACCTGACCAAGAAAGAGACAGGTTATAAGTTATTTGAGCATTTTATATCACGAATTAAGACACAAGAAAGCATGGTTGAAAAATGTCAACGAAAAGGTTTTGAAGTCTCAACGGAGTCAGCTCTACGACAAATTCGTGACAGTATCGGTTTACGTATTGTTTGTGGCTTTGTTGATGATATTTACCGTTTGGTAGATGTGATTCATTCTTTTGATAATTGTCACGTGATTGAGGAAAAAGATTACATTAAACATGCCAAACCAAATGGTTATCGCTCTTATCACATGATTGTTGAGGTTGAAACCCCTTATCCAGATTGTCTTGGAAATGAGCAGGGCTCATACTTTATCGAGGTTCAGCTTCGCACCATTGCCATGGATTCCTGGGCGAGTTTGGAACATCAGATGAAATACAAGCATGACATCAAAGACCCAAAACGTATTGTGCGTGAGTTAAAACGCTGTGCTGATGAATTGGCTTCCTGCGATTTGACTATGCAAACCATTAGCAATTTGATTCAGGAAAGTTCTCAGGTTGAAGGAGACGACTAA